A genomic stretch from Chitinophaga agri includes:
- a CDS encoding peptidase domain-containing ABC transporter, which produces MLFKPTYFPYYPQYDAKDCGPACVRMISKFYGKEFSISYLRELCNIGKEGVSVLGISNAADQLGFNSVALKATFATLEHQIQVPFIAHWKQNHFIVVYKITKNYVFIADPDAGKLKLKKEDFLSSWISGKEDGEDFGVIIVLEPTSAFHDRTDESSQPSHAKTGLRFLLSHFSQHKKMLINLGIGVIVSTVLQLMFPFLTQSIVDIGIGNRDINYVYLILFGQITIFAGETVISLVQSWALLYIGTRVNVSIISDFLKKLIRKPVKYFDTKMSGDLLQRIDDHKRIEEFLTNGTFRFVLSIISFFVFTGLLMYYSMIIFAVFIGGGAFFVGWIYYFQKKRKQLDYKRFIEMANNKGKLVEIINGMQEIKLQNAERHKRWEWQSIQARLFRINIKYLTLEQFQRVGAQSINTLKNIAATFICTSLVIGNKMTLGEMLAVQFIVGELNVPLVNLLEFLNAYQDAQISIERIAEIHLSEDAPAKAAGTIADNDAFRENSIHIKDLSFKYEGTHYFNVLSGVNFSIPKGRVTAIVGLSGSGKTTLLKLLLKFYEPTGGIIAVGNQDLGLVDEDFWRSKCGVVLQDGFIFSDTIAKNIAVGFDEIDKKRLLNAVRMANIKEFIETLPLGYNTKIGIDGMGLSQGQKQRILIARAIYKNPQYIFLDEATNALDANNERTIIDNLQQFFKDKTVVVVAHRLSTVKNADQIIVMEKGRIIESGNHSELISLKGAYFNLVRNQLELGV; this is translated from the coding sequence ATGTTATTTAAGCCCACCTATTTCCCATATTATCCGCAGTATGATGCCAAAGACTGCGGCCCTGCGTGTGTCCGGATGATATCAAAGTTTTACGGGAAGGAGTTTTCCATATCTTACTTACGGGAACTTTGTAATATCGGAAAGGAGGGCGTCTCTGTATTAGGCATCAGCAATGCTGCAGATCAACTTGGCTTTAACAGCGTCGCACTAAAGGCCACATTCGCAACACTTGAACATCAGATCCAGGTTCCATTCATTGCACACTGGAAACAAAATCATTTTATAGTTGTATACAAGATCACAAAAAATTATGTCTTTATAGCTGATCCGGATGCCGGCAAACTCAAGCTGAAAAAAGAAGATTTCCTCAGTTCCTGGATCAGCGGAAAGGAAGATGGTGAAGACTTTGGAGTTATCATCGTACTGGAACCTACATCTGCATTTCATGACAGGACTGATGAATCTTCGCAGCCGAGTCACGCGAAAACCGGACTGAGATTCTTATTAAGCCATTTCAGTCAGCATAAAAAAATGCTGATCAATCTCGGAATAGGTGTGATAGTAAGCACGGTGCTGCAGTTAATGTTTCCTTTCCTTACACAAAGTATAGTTGACATTGGCATCGGCAACAGGGATATCAATTATGTATACCTGATACTCTTCGGACAGATAACAATATTTGCCGGAGAGACAGTGATCTCCCTTGTACAAAGCTGGGCACTGTTGTATATAGGCACGCGGGTCAACGTATCTATAATATCAGATTTTCTGAAGAAGCTTATCCGTAAACCGGTGAAATATTTTGATACAAAGATGTCAGGCGACCTGCTGCAGCGTATCGATGATCACAAAAGAATAGAAGAGTTCCTTACAAATGGCACCTTCCGTTTTGTTCTTTCTATCATCAGCTTCTTCGTCTTTACCGGTTTACTTATGTATTACAGCATGATCATCTTCGCTGTATTCATTGGGGGCGGGGCTTTCTTTGTCGGATGGATCTATTATTTCCAGAAGAAGCGAAAGCAACTGGACTATAAGCGCTTTATTGAAATGGCAAACAATAAGGGAAAGCTGGTAGAGATCATCAATGGCATGCAGGAGATAAAGCTGCAGAATGCTGAACGACATAAACGTTGGGAATGGCAATCTATCCAGGCCAGATTGTTCCGTATCAATATAAAATACCTGACCCTTGAACAGTTTCAGCGGGTAGGGGCGCAATCTATTAATACACTCAAGAACATTGCCGCTACGTTCATTTGTACCAGTCTTGTTATCGGTAATAAGATGACACTGGGTGAAATGCTGGCGGTACAATTCATTGTCGGCGAACTGAACGTCCCTCTCGTCAACCTGCTTGAATTTTTAAATGCCTATCAGGATGCGCAGATAAGTATTGAACGTATCGCTGAAATACATCTCTCCGAAGATGCGCCTGCAAAGGCGGCTGGAACCATCGCTGATAATGATGCCTTCAGGGAAAATTCTATTCATATAAAAGACCTCAGTTTCAAGTATGAGGGCACGCACTATTTTAATGTGCTGAGTGGTGTCAACTTCAGCATTCCAAAGGGAAGGGTGACCGCTATTGTTGGATTGAGTGGTAGTGGAAAAACTACGCTCCTTAAACTGCTGCTGAAGTTTTACGAGCCCACCGGTGGGATCATTGCAGTCGGGAACCAGGATCTGGGGCTTGTGGATGAAGATTTCTGGAGAAGCAAATGCGGTGTTGTACTACAAGATGGTTTCATTTTTTCTGACACGATAGCAAAGAATATCGCAGTAGGCTTCGATGAGATCGATAAGAAAAGACTACTGAATGCCGTGAGAATGGCCAACATAAAAGAATTCATTGAGACCCTGCCACTCGGTTATAATACAAAAATCGGAATAGATGGTATGGGCCTGAGCCAGGGCCAGAAACAACGCATCCTTATTGCAAGGGCTATCTACAAGAACCCGCAGTATATCTTTCTTGATGAGGCTACAAATGCCCTTGATGCAAATAATGAGCGCACTATTATAGATAATCTCCAGCAGTTCTTCAAAGATAAGACAGTTGTGGTGGTCGCCCATCGCCTGAGTACCGTAAAAAATGCTGATCAGATCATCGTAATGGAAAAAGGCCGCATCATTGAATCAGGTAACCACAGTGAGCTGATCTCTCTGAAAGGCGCTTATTTCAATCTGGTAAGAAATCAACTGGAACTGGGCGTTTAA